A region from the Candidatus Obscuribacterales bacterium genome encodes:
- a CDS encoding DUF2555 domain-containing protein, which produces MRDRLFDVTDAELTAGGAMTTLQHFSTPDVSKVTEEDVAELAVRLDKDDYADPFAGLNDWHLLRAIAFHRPEMVEPYLYLLDLEAYDES; this is translated from the coding sequence ATGCGCGATCGCCTATTTGACGTAACCGATGCAGAATTGACAGCGGGGGGAGCCATGACAACACTGCAACACTTTTCAACGCCAGACGTATCGAAGGTAACGGAGGAAGACGTTGCCGAACTAGCCGTACGTCTCGATAAAGATGACTATGCCGATCCCTTTGCCGGATTGAATGATTGGCATCTACTGCGAGCGATCGCTTTCCACCGTCCAGAAATGGTTGAACCCTACCTTTATTTGCTGGATCTCGAAGCCTACGACGAATCCTAG
- a CDS encoding dienelactone hydrolase family protein, with protein sequence MPSASTEAAGLLVGLHGWGANAKDLATLAEYMDLSDYELLFVDAPFLHPQGFGGRMWYEFPLGYAFDTTLSDRDDLVQSRQHLHQWLLSLEEQTGIPLGRTFLAGFSQGGAMALDVGMQLPLAGVLVLSGYLHGPLNTPVQPAPPTLLVHGRQDQVVPIQAAHHTRSQLTAAAVPLTYCEFERMGHEIQPAVMEQIQSFVASIAMGWGETP encoded by the coding sequence ATTCCCTCCGCCTCGACGGAAGCCGCTGGTCTGTTGGTGGGACTGCATGGTTGGGGAGCCAATGCCAAAGACCTAGCCACCTTGGCAGAATATATGGATCTATCGGACTACGAATTGCTCTTCGTCGATGCCCCCTTTCTCCATCCCCAAGGCTTCGGCGGACGCATGTGGTACGAATTTCCCTTGGGCTACGCCTTTGATACAACCCTCAGCGATCGCGACGACCTAGTCCAAAGTCGCCAGCATTTACACCAGTGGCTGCTGTCCCTAGAAGAACAGACCGGCATTCCCCTAGGGCGCACCTTTTTAGCGGGCTTCTCCCAGGGTGGAGCCATGGCGTTGGATGTGGGGATGCAGCTTCCCCTGGCGGGCGTCCTAGTCCTCAGCGGCTACCTCCATGGGCCGCTCAATACACCAGTTCAGCCAGCGCCGCCGACCCTATTGGTGCATGGTCGCCAAGACCAAGTGGTGCCGATTCAAGCCGCCCACCATACCCGCAGTCAGCTAACCGCCGCGGCCGTTCCTCTCACCTATTGCGAATTTGAACGCATGGGTCATGAGATCCAGCCCGCCGTCATGGAACAAATCCAAAGTTTTGTGGCTAGTATAGCCATGGGTTGGGGAGAAACGCCCTAG